The genome window CTTCACCGGCAACCCGGGGACCGGCAAGACCACGGTCGCCCGCAAGATGGGCCAGATCCTGTGGAAGCTCGGCTACATCCGCAAGGGCCACGTCGTGACCGCCAGCCGGGACGACCTGGTCGGCCAGTACGTCGGCCACACCGCTCCGAAGACCCGTGAGGTCATCAAGCGGGCCATGGGTGGCGTGCTGTTCATCGACGAGGCGTACAACATCTACCGCCTGGACAACGAGCGGGACTACGGCCAGGAAACCGTCGAGATGCTGCTGGAGGTCATGGAGAACGACCGCCAGGACCTCGTCGTCGTCATGGCCGGGTACCGGGACAAGATGGACCGGTTCTTCTCCGACGTCCCCGGCATCTCCTCCCGGATCGCCCACCACGTCGACTTCCCGGACTACAACGCCCAGGAGCTGCTCGACATCGGCCGCATGATGCTCGACGCCCAGCGCTACCGCTTCGACGAGGACGCCGAGAAGGCATTCACGGACTACATCGACCTCCGCCTGAACCGGCCGCACTTCGCCAACGGCCGTTCGGTCCGCAACGCTCTGGACCGGGCCCGTATGCGTCAGGCGATCCGTCTGTTCGACTCCGCCGAGGCCGGTCGCAAGCTGACCAAGAAGGACCTGGTCACCATCCAGGCCGAAGACATCCTGGCCAGCCGGGTATTCGACGACCTCCACCAGACGTCCACCTCCGAAGGCAACACCGGAAACGGCCTGGCCGGAACGAATGCGAAGTCTAAGAAGACCGCCGGCGCCAAGGCCAAGAAGTAACGCAATGGGTATCGACGACTGGGGCGCCGGCGCCAACGAACGGCTAGTCCTGGGCAAGAAGGACCCGTTGAGCTGGGTCGGTTTTCAATGGTCGGGCAACGAGCCCGAGGGGCTGTACGACACAAAACAGGCGACCGCCCTTGGAGCCGAGTGGGAGGGCGACGAGCTGGTCGTCTACGGCAAAGACGCGTTCTTCCACGTCTTCTCCCGGGTGCGCGACGGCTGGATGGAAGACTCCGATTAGCGTCTTTGCCTAGCCCCGAATTATCCGAACGGCTGGCGTGGGCCGAGGACATCTCGGGCCGGGTAGGCAAGATGCTGCTCGGGTCGTTCCGCAGCGACCTGGAGTCGTCAGACAAAGCCGCCGGCATCGTCACCCACCTCGACACCCGGGCCGAAGCGCTCATCGCCGCCGAGCTCAAGGCGTCGTTCCCCGGCGACGGGCTGCTCGCGGAGGAGGGGACCGAGCTGGAGTCGACCACCGGCTACCGCTGGATAGCCGACCCGCTGGACGGAACCACCAACTACGTCTCCGGCCTTCCTCACTTCGCCGTCTCGCTGGCCTGCCTTCGGGGACCCGAGGTAGTGCTTGGGGTGGTTCACTCCCCGGCAATGGGCGAGACCTTCAAGGTAGTCAGGGGGGAGCGGGCCACCGGCCCCGACGGACCCATGAAGGCAAAGGTAACCACCGAGCTGAAAAAGGCGGTCTTTCTTCTCAACAAGTGCTACCTGCCTTCGCCGGCGTTGTGGGAGACGGTTGGCGAGCTCCTGCCCCACATCCGGGCCTTCCGCTACCTGGGGTGTATCAGCCTGGACATCGCCTACGTGGCGGCCGGTCGGGTCGACGGTCTGATCCTTTTGCCCTCGGAGCCCTGGGACATAGCTGCGGGCCTGGCCATGCTCGACGCCTCCGGAGCCGGGTTTTCGGACCTTTCGGGGGGCCCAGTCCCGGTGGGCCAACCGTCGGGAATTGTGGCTTGTGCCCCCGAACTGTTAAAACAGGTTCTACCGCTGGTACACTTTTCGAACTGAGCTTAAGGCACGGGTAAAAGCTCCGCGGAATTTCTTTAGCAATCGACTCTGTCTAGCTGTATTATTTGCCAACTTTCGCTCCGGACTTCAGGCGGGAGGGCTGTAGCCCCCAGTACTGCCGCCAAGTCCTACCGCACCACAGTCCGTTTTTTGGTCCTTGGTCTTGGCCAGGCTATCTTGGAGGTGACAGATGTCCACGGTTGAAGAGACGATGAGTCGTGCGGTCTTGCGTGTCAGGCCCGAGGACACACTGGAACAGGGCGCACAGGCCATGATCGAACGGCGCACCGGTTCGGCCGTCGTCACCAAAGGCAGCAACCTGGTGGGCATCGTCACCGAGCGGGACGTCTTGCGTGCCGTCGCCAACGGGCGGGTCCCGTGGAGCACCAAGATCTCCGACGTGATGACCCACGACCCGATCTCCGTTGCACCCGACACCTCGACCGCGGAAGCCATCCAGGTGATGCTGAAGGGCGGGTTCCGCCACCTGCCGATCTGCGTCGACGGAGCACTGGTGGGCCTGGTCTCACTGCGTGAGCTTTTGAAGGCTCAAGCGCTCCCTTTAATTGGGACGACCATCGCCGGAAATAGCACGCTCAGTGCCTGACGTGTTTGTGCCGTCCCCAACCTTCGGGTAGTCTGCGGACATGAGTATTAATCCCGGTACATACGAGTTCGGCCCGCAGAACGGCAAGTTGGTAGTACGAGTTTTTCGTGAAGGCATGGCCAAGAAGGCCGGTCACGACCTGATCATCGACGTAAACAGCTGGAAGGCCACCGCGGACATCGCGGAGAACCCTGCAGATTCCAAGTTCACGGCAACTGCCGACGTGGGATCTATGACGGTTCGTGAAGGGGTCGGAGGCGTCAAGCCTCTATCCGAAGGGGACAAGGCGGACATCAAGAAGAACATCACGCAGAAGATCCTGACCTCCCCGGAGATTTCCTTCACCTCCACCGCAGTCCAGCCCAACGGCGACGCAGCCACCGTTACCGGTGACATGCGGATCATGGGCAAGACCGCCCCCGCCACCGTCAAGCTTTCCCAGGAGGGCGGCAAGGTCAAGGGCAGCTTCTCGGTTGTTCAGTCCAAGTGGGGCATCAAGCCTTTCCAGGCAATGATGGGGGCCCTCAAGGTCCGTGACCAGGTGGACATCGAGCTCGAGGCCGACGTTCCTTCGTAGGACGAACCTTCAGAATTAAAAAGGCGCCCCTCAGGGGCGCCTTTTTAATGACCTGAAAAGGTTCTCAAGCGCTCTTGCGTACGAACCTCATTGTGAGCGCCAGGGTCTCGGTGGAGGACGGCTCCTTGCCGAACAGGACGTACCGCAGTTGAAGCTTGAGTAGTCCGAGCTGGGCGAGGGGGTCCCGGCGCAATCTGCGCTCCCGTTCCCGCCACCCGAACCATCGGGCATAGCTGGCCGGCTTCTCGGTGCGGAACTGATGGCGCCGGACCTCGAGCCAACCGAGGTACCAGAACAGGCACCCGGCGAAGATCGTGCCAATCACGAAGAGGGGCAGGTAGGTGTCGAGGGCCGTTTCGCCTTCGGCGTTGGGCAGGATCATCAGCATGAGCACCGGCAGGATGAGCCCTGAGATGAAGAAGACCACTTGGGCGATGCGCATGGGCACCGAGCTGCGAACGAGGTACCGGAACAGGTCCTCGACGTAGTCGGGCAAACCGCTGTCGTTCACGCCGGTAATTGTATTCGGAGCCGAAGAATTAATGATCGGGGACTTCAGTACCGGGAGGGGCGGCCCACCAGGTCGGTGAAGCTGTCGCTGCCTGCGGTTTCGTAGCCGGAGTCGAACTCTTCGTCCAGACGCTCGTGCCAACGGGCGCCGACCACTCCGCCCCAGATTCCGCCGGCCAGCAGGGCGACCGCGACCCCCGCAACCACTCCGAATCCGAGCGGGGTGAAGTTCGCGTCCAGAGGCAGGGTGCCGACGCCGAAGGGAAACTCGAAGGTGGTCAGGCCCTGGGCCCCCGCGGTGATGCCGAAGAACGCGCCCAGACCGAGCAGCGCGATCCCGGGGACCAGCCCGCCGTTGGCCGCTCCGGCGCCGGCGCCCATCCGGCCGGCCGTGTAGCCGCCCCACATGAAGGACAGCAGCACCGCCAGGACGAACGCAATCGCGGCTCCTGAGCTGGCCCAGGCAGTCCTGCCTTGGACCACCCTGTGAAGGTCGTGGCCCTGGGCGTTGAGGACCGCTCCCGCTAGCACGGAAAAGATGAAGGTCGAAGAGAGGGCCACCATCAGCCCGGTGAGGGCGCCGCCGAGCGATACCCGGCCCCGGCCGGCTCTGCCCGCCCGGGACGTGCTCCGGGAGCTCCTGCGTCGCAATGGTCGCCACATGGCCGGCTCCTTCCCGTTCTCTCGGTGTCCCATCAGTCTACGGGCGCAGGCCCGCCGAACAACGGAATGCTTGTAGCTATTCTCCCGTTTGACGTCGGTCAAACTAGATTGGGATTAGGTTGGACGCCTAGCGGCGGCCGGGAGAGGTTCATGCGCCAGTTGAGGTACGGAGTGGCCGGGCTCAAGGATCCGAAGGATCTGAACGCCTCTATCGACCATCTGGTGTCGCACGGCTTCGCCCAGTGCGAGGTCCAGTTCGTCAAGGAGTTCACCCTCAAGGAGGCGGAAGCCAAACGTTTCGGCGAGATGGCCCGGGACAACGGGATCGCCCTGTCGGTCCACGCCCCCTACTTCGCCCAGCTGACCACCAAGGAGCCGGACCGGCTGAAGCTGCACCTGGGGGGACTCCACCACGCCTGCAAGCTGGCCTCTGCTATGGGGGCGACGGTCGTCGTGTGCCACCCCGGGAGCCACCACGGCCGCCCTCCGGAGGAGCTGCACGAGCAGGTGAACGCCAACCTGGCCGACCTCG of Actinomycetota bacterium contains these proteins:
- a CDS encoding AAA family ATPase; protein product: FTGNPGTGKTTVARKMGQILWKLGYIRKGHVVTASRDDLVGQYVGHTAPKTREVIKRAMGGVLFIDEAYNIYRLDNERDYGQETVEMLLEVMENDRQDLVVVMAGYRDKMDRFFSDVPGISSRIAHHVDFPDYNAQELLDIGRMMLDAQRYRFDEDAEKAFTDYIDLRLNRPHFANGRSVRNALDRARMRQAIRLFDSAEAGRKLTKKDLVTIQAEDILASRVFDDLHQTSTSEGNTGNGLAGTNAKSKKTAGAKAKK
- a CDS encoding inositol monophosphatase, encoding MPSPELSERLAWAEDISGRVGKMLLGSFRSDLESSDKAAGIVTHLDTRAEALIAAELKASFPGDGLLAEEGTELESTTGYRWIADPLDGTTNYVSGLPHFAVSLACLRGPEVVLGVVHSPAMGETFKVVRGERATGPDGPMKAKVTTELKKAVFLLNKCYLPSPALWETVGELLPHIRAFRYLGCISLDIAYVAAGRVDGLILLPSEPWDIAAGLAMLDASGAGFSDLSGGPVPVGQPSGIVACAPELLKQVLPLVHFSN
- a CDS encoding CBS domain-containing protein encodes the protein MSTVEETMSRAVLRVRPEDTLEQGAQAMIERRTGSAVVTKGSNLVGIVTERDVLRAVANGRVPWSTKISDVMTHDPISVAPDTSTAEAIQVMLKGGFRHLPICVDGALVGLVSLRELLKAQALPLIGTTIAGNSTLSA
- a CDS encoding YceI family protein; this translates as MSINPGTYEFGPQNGKLVVRVFREGMAKKAGHDLIIDVNSWKATADIAENPADSKFTATADVGSMTVREGVGGVKPLSEGDKADIKKNITQKILTSPEISFTSTAVQPNGDAATVTGDMRIMGKTAPATVKLSQEGGKVKGSFSVVQSKWGIKPFQAMMGALKVRDQVDIELEADVPS